The bacterium genome includes a region encoding these proteins:
- a CDS encoding ABC transporter substrate-binding protein, producing the protein MFRRVSCFLTALMLAGIFLTACGSGEESSAAEGEAASASEDQVVLRFNIDPIGKALVLTEDMVKEYEEQTGVKIELIKGPTDATERLSQYLQFFSARSDDIDVYQVDVIWPGILAEHLIDLKPHVDDTDDFFQAIIENNTVDGKLVALPWFADAGVLYYRTDLLSAYGYDGPPETWDELEEMSKSAMEVEHAKGNKNFWGFVWQGQAYECLTCDAIEWQDSFGGGRIVDSDGNVTINNPKAIEAFTRAKGWVGTISPPGVMTYREEESRQLFQTGNAMFMRNWPYAYALGNGDDSEIKGKFEITVLPSGGAKHAAALGGWQLAVSKYSKHQDEAIKFVRWMTGPEAQKRRAMEAGMLATRVALYDDPEIQAEIPYFKDMKSVFQNATPRPSTVTGPDYNEVSTIYFQNVSRILSGQVTPEEGVQEIQEELEDLLN; encoded by the coding sequence ATGTTTCGACGCGTGAGTTGCTTCCTGACTGCACTAATGCTGGCGGGTATCTTTCTGACTGCCTGTGGGAGCGGCGAGGAGAGTTCTGCCGCCGAGGGCGAAGCCGCCTCCGCGTCGGAAGATCAGGTGGTCCTACGCTTCAATATCGATCCGATCGGCAAGGCCCTGGTCCTGACCGAGGATATGGTGAAAGAATACGAGGAACAGACCGGTGTGAAGATCGAGCTCATCAAGGGCCCGACGGATGCGACGGAGCGACTCTCGCAGTACCTCCAGTTCTTCAGCGCGCGTTCGGACGATATCGACGTGTACCAGGTCGACGTGATCTGGCCGGGTATTCTGGCCGAGCATTTGATCGATCTAAAGCCCCACGTGGACGATACGGACGACTTCTTCCAGGCCATCATTGAGAACAACACCGTGGACGGCAAGCTCGTGGCGCTGCCCTGGTTTGCCGATGCGGGGGTTCTGTACTACCGCACGGACCTGCTATCGGCTTACGGCTACGATGGACCGCCGGAGACATGGGATGAGCTCGAAGAGATGAGCAAGAGTGCCATGGAGGTCGAACACGCAAAGGGGAACAAGAACTTCTGGGGCTTCGTCTGGCAAGGCCAGGCCTACGAGTGCCTGACGTGCGACGCGATCGAATGGCAGGACAGCTTCGGCGGTGGCCGCATTGTCGATTCCGACGGCAACGTGACCATCAACAACCCAAAGGCAATCGAGGCGTTCACTCGCGCGAAAGGTTGGGTTGGGACGATCTCTCCTCCGGGCGTCATGACGTACCGCGAAGAGGAATCCCGCCAACTGTTCCAGACCGGCAATGCGATGTTTATGCGCAACTGGCCGTATGCTTATGCCCTCGGCAATGGGGACGATTCGGAGATCAAGGGCAAGTTCGAGATCACGGTGTTGCCGAGCGGCGGTGCGAAGCATGCCGCGGCTCTCGGCGGCTGGCAGTTGGCCGTATCGAAGTACTCCAAGCATCAGGACGAAGCGATCAAGTTTGTGCGCTGGATGACCGGGCCGGAAGCGCAGAAGCGCCGCGCGATGGAAGCCGGCATGCTGGCGACGCGAGTAGCCTTGTATGACGATCCGGAAATCCAGGCGGAGATTCCGTACTTCAAGGACATGAAGAGCGTCTTCCAGAACGCGACGCCGCGTCCCTCCACCGTGACGGGCCCTGATTACAACGAAGTTTCGACGATTTACTTCCAGAACGTGAGCCGTATTCTCTCCGGCCAGGTGACCCCCGAAGAAGGTGTGCAGGAAATCCAAGAGGAACTGGAAGATCTGCTGAACTAG